The following are encoded in a window of Castanea sativa cultivar Marrone di Chiusa Pesio chromosome 9, ASM4071231v1 genomic DNA:
- the LOC142611053 gene encoding putative protein kinase At2g41970 yields the protein MFCCGGAEEESHGPPAHQYTAPPRGGNMYGGGSGRGEPRGSNMVRTGAPQQVLPIEIPALSLDELYRLTGNFGSKALIGEGSYGRVFYAKLSNGQAAAIKKLDTSSSQEPDSDFAAQLSTVSRLKHEHFVELMGYCLEANNRILIYQFATMGSLHDILHGRKGVQGAEPGPALSWNQRVKIAYGAAKGLEFLHEKVQPPIVHRDIRSSNVLLFDDFQTKIADFNLSNQSSDTAARLHSTRVLGTFGYHAPEYAMTGQITQKSDVYSFGVVLLELLTGRKPVDHTMPKGQQSLVTWATPRLSEDKVKQCVDPKLNNDYPPKAIAKLAAVAALCVQYEADFRPNMTIVVKALQPLLNSRPAGPDSHA from the exons ATGTTCTGCTGTGGAGGTGCAGAGGAAGAAAGCCATGGTCCACCAGCTCACCAATATACTGCACCACCTAGAGGGGGAAATATGTATGGTGGAG GCAGCGGGAGAGGAGAGCCAAGGGGTTCCAACATGGTCAGAACTGGAGCTCCACAGCAAGTATTACCCATAGAAATACCAGCACTATCGTTAGATGAGTTATATAGGTTGACTGGTAATTTTGGTTCAAAAGCTTTAATAGGTGAAGGTTCTTATGGCCGGGTATTCTATGCAAAATTAAGTAATGGTCAGGCTGCAGCTATAAAGAAGCTGGATACCAGTTCATCACAAGAGCCAGATTCTGATTTTGCAGCTCAG TTATCAACAGTTTCGAGGCTTAAGCATGAGCATTTTGTTGAGTTGATGGGGTATTGTTTGGAAGCAAATAACCGAATCTTGATATATCAGTTTGCAACAATGGGTTCTTTACATGACATATTACATG GAAGGAAAGGTGTACAAGGTGCTGAACCGGGTCCAGCTCTAAGCTGGAATCAGAGAGTTAAGATTGCCTATGGGGCAGCTAAAGGCCTTGAGTTTCTGCATGAAAAGGTGCAGCCTCCAATAGTTCATCGCGATATCAGATCCAGCAATGTCCTACTGTTTGATGACTTTCAGACCAAAATTGCTGATTTTAACTTGTCAAATCAGTCTTCTGATACGGCAGCTCGGCTGCATTCAACTAGAGTCTTGGGAACATTTGGCTACCATGCGCCAGA GTACGCCATGACAGGGCAGATAACTCAGAAAAGTGATGTTTATAGCTTTGGAGTTGTTCTTCTAGAGCTCTTGACAGGCCGAAAGCCAGTAGACCATACAATGCCCAAAGGGCAGCAGAGTCTTGTTACTTGG GCAACTCCAAGATTGAGTGAGGACAAAGTGAAGCAATGTGTTGATCCTAAGCTGAACAATGACTACCCACCAAAGGCAATTGCTAAG TTGGCAGCAGTTGCAGCACTTTGTGTTCAGTATGAGGCAGACTTCCGGCCAAATATGACAATTGTTGTGAAGGCTCTCCAGCCACTTCTTAACTCAAGACCAGCAGGCCCAGACTCTCATGCGTAG